A genomic stretch from Anoplopoma fimbria isolate UVic2021 breed Golden Eagle Sablefish chromosome 8, Afim_UVic_2022, whole genome shotgun sequence includes:
- the zgc:77486 gene encoding AN1-type zinc finger protein 5: protein MAQETNQTQVPMLCAMGCGFYGNPRTNGMCSVCYKEHLQRQQGGGRSSPPGEKAATSPAGSPGSAGVTVESTTSEPSTEVAGTPPEEQTASPSSPSPVTQQMTAMSISQDSGPVDSDRAEAEEGEEEGTSNSSEPVEEAAQALSDSDQTPDKNKKKNRCFSCRKKVGLTGFDCRCGNLFCAIHRYSDKHDCPYDYRSAAAARIRKENPIVVAEKIQKL from the exons ATGGCTCAGGAGACCAATCAGACGCAGGTGCCAATGCTTTGCGCTATGGGATGCGGTTTCTATGGTAACCCCCGCACCAACGGCATGTGCTCGGTCTGCTACAAGGAACACCTCCAGAGACAACAGGGAGGGGGGCGATCCAGCCCTCCTGGAGAGAAAG CTGCTACATCGCCAGCAGGTTCGCCAGGGTCGGCTGGTGTGACTGTGGAGAGTACGACCTCAGAGCCCAGTACAGAGGTGGCAGGAACCCCACCTGAGGAGCAAACGGCCAG TCCCAGCTCTCCCAGCCCAGTAACTCAACAGATGACAGCTATGAGCATCTCCCAGGATTCGGGGCCTGTAGACTCTGATCGAGCggaggctgaggagggagaggaagagggtaCTTCCAACAGCTCAG aACCAGTGGAGGAAGCAGCACAGGCTTTGTCTGATAGTGACCAAACTCcagataaaaacaagaaaaagaaccGCTGCTTCTCTTGCCGGAAGAAAGTGGGCCTTACTG GTTTCGACTGTCGCTGCGGGAACCTGTTCTGTGCCATTCACCGTTACTCTGACAAACACGACTGTCCCTACGACTACCGGAGTGCAGCTGCCGCCCGCATACGCAAGGAGAACCCCATCGTGGTGGCGGAGAAAATTCAGAAGTTATGA
- the plin3 gene encoding mannose-6-phosphate receptor binding protein 1 — MADSGKTNEIGAAAAEPANGDQQNVVSRVGNLPLVSSACGVVSSAYSSTKDSVPLLKGVMDVAESGVRTLGAAATTGSKPLFDIIEPQLATVNEYALKGLDKMEEKLPILHQPADKVVSDTVGMVYQSVAGAKDAVMGAVMGGVEMTRAAVSGGISSAMGTRMGQMVSSGMGLALSRSEDWVDQNLPLTERELAAVAEPATSEVAEPATSEMTAPSSPSYFVRLGKLSAKVQERALQQSLVRAGHARDATYATVAQITSTLDLLETARTGLGTASNQIGGASELLLQRWTEWKQKQAGAGQTESEPDGTRDEAEQLEWRVLSMVHGLSDQLRSACSNVVSSAQGLPAAVQDQLTSARRSAEELHSSLGTTSTITPLLLERTRHQLNQVKQSLDGVMEYLLNNTPLNWLVGPFAPQITEKGDEAMEQSGPHK; from the exons ATGGCAGACAGCGGGAAGACTAATGAGAttggagctgcagcagccgAACCAGCTAATGGAGACCAGCAG AATGTTGTTTCCCGCGTGGGCAATTTGCCTCTGGTCAGTTCAGCGTGCGGGGTGGTTTCCAGCGCCTACAGTAGCACCAAAGACAGTGTGCCCTTGCTGAAGGGAGTGATGGATGTAGCAGAGAGTGGAGTCCGAACCCTGGGAGCAGCCGCGACCACGGGGTCAAAGCCGCTTTTTGACATTATAGAACCACAGC TTGCTACAGTGAATGAGTACGCCTTGAAAGGACTGGATAAGATGGAAGAGAAGCTGCCTATTCTTCACCAACCTGCAGACAAG GTGGTGTCGgacacagtaggtatggtgtacCAGTCGGTGGCGGGGGCCAAAGACGCTGTGATGGGGGCTGTGATGGGTGGTGTGGAGATGACCCGGGCAGCGGTCAGCGGAGGTATCAGCTCTGCCATGGGCACCAGGATGGGCCAGATGGTCAGCAGTGGGATGGGCCTGGCCCTGAGCCGATCCGAGGACTGGGTTGACCAGAACCTGCCACTCACTGAGAGGGAGCTGG ctgctgtGGCTGAACCTGCCACCAGTGAGGTGGCTGAACCTGCCACCAGTGAGATGACTGCCCCATCGAGCCCCAGCTACTTCGTCCGCTTGGGGAAACTCTCCGCCAAAGTCCAGGAGCGAGCCCTGCAGCAGTCCCTGGTCCGTGCTGGCCATGCCAGGGATGCCACCTACGCTACAGTGGCTCAGATTACCAGTACTCTGGACCTGCTGGAGACTGCCCGTACCGGTCTGGGTACCGCCAGTAACCAGATAGGAGGAgcctcagagctgctgctgcagcgctGGACGGAGTGGAAACAGAAGCAGGCTGGAGCTGGACAGACTGAGTCAGAGCCAGATGGGACCAGAGATGAGGCTGAG CAGCTGGAATGGCGTGTCCTCTCCATGGTGCACGGTCTGAGCGACCAGCTGAGATCAGCATGCTCCAACGTGGTGTCAAGTGCTCAGGGTCTGCCAGCTGCAGTCCAGGACCAGCTTACCAGCGCGAGGCGATCAGCTGAGGAATTGCACTCCTCCCTGGGGACCACCAGCACCATCACACCCCTCCTTCTGGAGCGGACCCGCCACCAGCTGAACCAA GTTAAACAGTCTCTGGACGGTGTCATGGAGTATCTGCTTAACAACACACCACTCAACTGGCTGGTGGGACCGTTTGCCCCTCAGATCACGGAGAAGGGAGATGAGGCGATGGAGCAGAGCGGACCACACAAATAG